ATCACTTCGGCGTCTTTATAGTCTTTTTCAAAAGAAAGAATGTTCCCGATATCGGCGCCGCGCCATCTATAAATCGACTGGTCGGAGTCGCCGACGACGCATAAATTATTAAATTTCGCCGCGAGCATGTTCACAAGTTGATACTGCGCATTGTTCGTATCTTGATACTCATCTACGTGAATGTATTGAAATTTACTTTGGTAAAACTCCAAAACATCAGGGACACGCTTGAATAACTCAATCGTCAACATGATCAAGTCATCAAAATCGAGCGACTGATTTTGGCGCAGACGTCTTGAATAGCTGTCATACACATCTGCAATCGTTTTTTCATACGGATTGAATTTATTCATTTGCTCGCGATACATTTTTGCATCGATGCATTCGTTTTTAGCATTGCTGATTGAATTCAATAACATTCTCGCGTCATTTTGTTTCGGGTCTAAATTTAGTTCTTTTAATACATTTTTAATAACAGTCAGTTGATCAGCTGAATCCAAAATCGAAAAGGATTTCGAATAACCTAACTGGTCAATGTTTCGGCGCAGTATACGCACACACATGGAGTGAAACGTCGATACCCACATCCGTTCACCTGTACCTGAACCGAGAAGATTATCAATTCTTTCCCGCATTTCTCGCGCTGCTTTATTGGTAAAGGTTATCGCTAAAATATTCGATGGATAAACGCTTTTTTCCACGACAAGATAAGCGATTCTGTGCGTCAAAACTCGGGTCTTTCCCGAACCGGCACCCGCCATAATCAGTAGCGGACCTTCTGTTTTCTTGACTGCTTTTATTTGTTCGGGGTTCATGCCCGTCAGTAAATTCTCTGCAATTGTTTTCATTTTTCACATCGTCCTTTCGGAACATTTGTTCTTTACATTGTACACTTATTGTTCAGTGATGGAAACTGATTTAACGGCTTTGACCGTTGATAGTGCATGTTTGAAATTCTCATAGATCACGTTTCCAACAATAACCGTGTCGGCAATTTGAGCCATTTCCTCGGCATCGCGCGCATTTTGAATGCCGCCGCCGTAAAATAACTTTGTGTTTTCAAGAATTCGTGCTGCCGCCCGGACGATTTCCGGATCACCGTACATGCCGCTGTATTCCATATAAAAGACGGGTAATTTAAAAAGATGTTCCGTCATTCGCGCATAAGCAATAATATCTTCCTCATCAGGAACTTTCGTTACGCCTGTCAACTGCGCAGCTTTGCAGTCAGGATTTAAAATGCAGTAGCCTTCTGTTATGATTTCGTCCCAATCCATCATATGGCCATATTCACGAAGCGCTTCGTGATGAATACCGTTAATCCACTCAGTTTTCGTAGAGTTTAACACCGTTGGAATGAAATAATAATCGAACCCTGGTGTAACCGATTCTACAGTCGACACTTCGAGGGCAAGTGGAACTGAATAACGTCTAATCCGAACGAGCAAGTCCAGTACATTATCAAGCGTTACGCCGTCCGTTCCGCCGACGATGATACCGTCTGTTCCAGATTCTGCAAGAAGTTCAAGTTCTTCATTCGTTATTGTTTTAGCGGGATCTAATTTAAAGGCATGACGCCATGAAGTGATGTCCATTATTAACCACCTAACCATTTATGTTCGTTCTTCTATTATAGCAAAAAAACCAGACAGATTCTTTCTCTGCCCGGTTGATTGCCCAAGTTTCACTATTTAGTTTTCTTCATCGTTTATTGGATAAAGACGACTTAGTATTTTATTGTAACCGCCGGAGCCGTAGTCAACGCAACGTCGAACGCGTGAAATTGTTGCGGTGCTTGCGCCCGTGTCGTTTTGAATCGTATCGTACGTCTTCTTCATATTTAGCATTTGTGCGACATCAAGTCTTTGTGAAAGTGATTGCATCTCGCTGATTGTACAAAGATCATCAAAAAACTCATAGCATTCCTCAATTGTTTCTAATTCAAGGATTGCTTTAAATAGTTGGTCTGTTTGATGCCCGCGTATTTTGTTTAGTTGCATACGATTTCCCTCTCTTCCAATCTATTCGCCAAGGGTACTGAAAAAAGTCTGGTTAAATATAGTCTCTGTCATTGTACATGATTTAGTGCTCCGTCGTTCGCTTTCCTGCGGGTGAGCGCTGATTCCGCGGGAGTCTTCACGACTGCGCACTAAATCAGATCTTCTTTGTATTTATTTAGTGATCATTATTGACCAAGGTTATACGAAACATTTGTCCCAATCCCTGGGTTTGTCTTAATGACATGGATCCATGTTTTACCGGGGACGAGATTTGCTGGATCACCGTTTTCAAAAGGCGTTAAGATGCCGTCCAGGTTTACCCATTCAATCTCTTTTACAATGCCTGCTTGAAATAAAAGAGCCTTGCCACCTAACTCAAGATCAATAGTTTGTCTACCTTCATTATCGATTGTCTGATGTTCTGCCTCAAACACAAGTACGTTTGAAAGTGCGAGTGGTTCGTCATTTGTTTTATCGATGGTTACTATACCATTGACCGTTCGATCGTATGTCCCATTTTCTTCGTTGTACGAATACGTACTCGTATAATCTGGATGCTTGCCGTTTTGAACAACGATAGATGTAGCGTTATCTCCTATTTTAGCACTTTCAATAGATTCATGGAAAGAAAGCGACGGCATTTTATTTATCTCCATTGAAGAGTTTGTCGTTTCTTCAGCTGTTTTGATGCTGTCATTTGAAATATATGAATTATGCGGGGCCTTTCGATCCGATGACCGCTTGAATAAAGTGCCATCATAACGCATTCCGTTTACATGGTCGACATAACCCGAATTTAATAAGTCGAGTGCATCCGGACTATATCCATGAGCGACATAAAATGCATCCAGTCCCTTCGCAATATGGATAAAATAATCCCGCGCGCTTCGAACGGGGCCGATTTGTTCAGGTAATTCACTTTGAAATAGAGCTAATAAT
This genomic window from Sporosarcina sp. Marseille-Q4063 contains:
- a CDS encoding heptaprenylglyceryl phosphate synthase, whose amino-acid sequence is MDITSWRHAFKLDPAKTITNEELELLAESGTDGIIVGGTDGVTLDNVLDLLVRIRRYSVPLALEVSTVESVTPGFDYYFIPTVLNSTKTEWINGIHHEALREYGHMMDWDEIITEGYCILNPDCKAAQLTGVTKVPDEEDIIAYARMTEHLFKLPVFYMEYSGMYGDPEIVRAAARILENTKLFYGGGIQNARDAEEMAQIADTVIVGNVIYENFKHALSTVKAVKSVSITEQ
- a CDS encoding YerC/YecD family TrpR-related protein; the encoded protein is MQLNKIRGHQTDQLFKAILELETIEECYEFFDDLCTISEMQSLSQRLDVAQMLNMKKTYDTIQNDTGASTATISRVRRCVDYGSGGYNKILSRLYPINDEEN
- a CDS encoding DUF3048 domain-containing protein, with protein sequence MKSKQRLLIYILLAILLVSACSKDQAQEPDTEPTDPTTKEPTEEPVEEPVLYKAPFTGVMSEEESLRRPVAVMINNHPLARPQSGLSDADIVYELITEGNVTRLLALFQSELPEQIGPVRSARDYFIHIAKGLDAFYVAHGYSPDALDLLNSGYVDHVNGMRYDGTLFKRSSDRKAPHNSYISNDSIKTAEETTNSSMEINKMPSLSFHESIESAKIGDNATSIVVQNGKHPDYTSTYSYNEENGTYDRTVNGIVTIDKTNDEPLALSNVLVFEAEHQTIDNEGRQTIDLELGGKALLFQAGIVKEIEWVNLDGILTPFENGDPANLVPGKTWIHVIKTNPGIGTNVSYNLGQ